Genomic window (Deltaproteobacteria bacterium):
AAAAAAGTAAAACAAGAAGATATTTTAAAAATCGTTTCAGATCTTGATGCGAAGGTTGGTGAGATTTCCAAAAACTTAGGCGAGTTAACAAATACCAGGGGTTTTGTTGATACAAAACTAATTTCTGGTGATCCCAATATCATTGATGGAAGCGTGGATCCAGGGACTGTCGTCAATGGAGAGTATTCCATAGAAGTATCGCAATTAGCACAGAAGCCTGGAGCCATCTCCAATGGCTTTCCAGATAAAGACAAAACGCAAATGGGAGTTGGGTATATCAAATTTGACACTTCTGACGGCACAAAGGAAGTTTATATCAAAGGAGCGAATTCAACTTTAAATGGCGTTGTGGCACAAATTAACGGAGCGAATATAGGAATGAGAGCCACTGTTGTTGAGGATAAAAGAGATCGAGAAAACCCCTATAGAATGTTGGTTTCTGGTTTAAAAACGGGTGATGACAATGGCGTTAAATTTCCAACCATTTACATGTTAGATGGAGATCAAGATATGTATTTTGATGAGGCCAGACCATCCCAAAATGCCAAGTTAAAACTGGATGGATTTGATATCGAAGTTCCAAATAATGTGGTGAACGATTTAATTCCTGGGGTGACTCTTAATTTAAAACAAGCGGCACCAGGAAGGGAAGTCCGTCTATTTGTAAAAGAAAATTTTGAGGCCATTAGTGGAAAGATTAAAAGTTTCGTTGATTCCTATAATGTGGCTCTTTCTTTTCTGCAAAACCAACAAAAATTGCAGAAAGGTGCCAATGGAAAAGAGTCGCTAGGTCCCTTAGGGGGAGATTCTTTAACAAGGCAGGTAGAAAATGTTTTAAGAAGAATTGTATTGGCACCACAGATGGGTGTGAACTCAGATATTCAAACTATGAATCAATTAGGAATTGAGTTTAATAGAAATGGTATTTTAAATTTCAATCAAGAAAAGTTTAATAAAATACTTAATGCCAAAGCTTCCGATGTCTCTGAGTTCTTTAAGGGTGATGGTCTATCCACTGGCTTTGTTAATAATCTTAAGAGAGAGCTTGGAAATATGCAAAATAACTCTTTTGGTGTTTTGGCAAATAGGAAAAAAGGAATACAAGAAAAAATAAATCGATATAATACGCAAATTGAACAAAAAGAACGACAACTTGAAAAAAAGGAAGAGTCACTCAGAAGAAAATTTGCAGACTTAGAACAAAAAATGTCAGGCTTGCAAAGTCAAGCTTCTGCGGTGCAGGGAATAGGAAAACCCCCAGGACAATAGTATAAAATTAAAAAGTAGACTTAATAATTATTTTTAAAAACCGAGAAGGTGAGACAAGGGAGCTACAGTAAACGATGAAAAATGCATATCAAAAATACAAAGCAAGTTCGGTACAGACGGCAAGTAAGGAAAAAATATTATTGATGCTCTATGAAGGAGCCATAAAGTTTACGAAACTAGCCATCAAAGCGATGGAAGAAAAAAAAATTGCCGATAAAGGTTATAATATTGGCAGAGCCTACGATATTATCATGGAACTTAATAACACTTTAGATCATAAAGTGGGTGGGGAAATCTCGCAAAAACTGGAGGCCCTGTATGTTTTTATGATGAAACAATACACTGAAGCTAATTTTAAAAATCAAGTAGAACCATTAAAAAACAATTTAAAAATTATTGATAACTTGTACCAAGGATGGATAGGCGCTGTTGAGAAAATGAAGACAGACCAAGAATTAAAAAAATAAGTTTACTAATTATAAATATCACGGAGGATAAATGAAAAGAATACTCGAATTGATGGACCAGAAAAATCATTTCTTAGAAAAATTTTATTCAGTAAATGAAAAGTCCATAGAGTTGTTTGTTAGAGACCAATTTGAAACTATTAATGAGTTCTATCAAGAAAGAGAAAATATACTTGAAATTATTAAGTATATTGATAAAGAAATTAAAATTATATTTCAAAATGCACAACCTGATAACGAAAGAGATTTAGCTCAGTTTAGAAAATCGTTGAGTGTGAAGGATACTTTTGTTGAAAAAATTATCGAACAGGATATCGCTATCCTTTCCTGTATTGAAGCTGCAAAAAATCAAATTATTAAAGAATTGAAGGACGTAAAGCTTGGAAAAAAAGTAGTTTCTGCTTACAAAAATCCACAGAGCAAAAATAAACTGGAAGAAGTTATCTAATTTTCGTAAAGTTGATTAGGGCCCTCGCTAGAATAACTTTTCTGTTCTAGCTGGGAATTCTAACGGAGTCTAAGCGTTGATAAATTGACAAGACTTTCATAGGGATTGTCAACGATCAGATGTTGCTACAAATTCTTCTCTAAAATGTTACATATGGTGATGGCATTTATATTGCTGCTTAAATTAAATAAATAGAAGTGTCTGGAATGATACTTTTGTCTAGGAGAATTAAGTTGGAAAGCGATATGGAATTTGTTAAAAATCAGGAAAGATTTAAAACCAGCTCTGAAAAAGTTCAGATAAGTAGTCAAACAAGCAATCAGACGATCAAGAAGAAGAAAAAATTTGTAAACGATAAAGTTGCTACCTGTTTTTTTAATTCGAAGCTACTGCTTTTAAATAACGAGACCAGTTTGGCATTGAACTTGTTGCGCTATAGCTCCAATTGCGACTCTTATAATGGCTATGTTCTAGACGCCTTAAATGAAGCCCTAAGAAAATTAGGAAAGTTTGATGAATCTGAAAAAGTAGCTCAAAAAAATTTCTTATATAACTACTCGATAGATAGATGTTTTGAGCTGGCGCAAATATATTTTTTAAAAAACCAAGATGAAGAAGCCTTAAAACTATATTTTGATTGTCTATCTCATGTTGTCGAAAACCAGAGTCAGCTTTTTGAAATATATAAAAATGTAGGAAATATCTATGTTAAGCTTAAAGAATTCGATCTCGCTGAAGAATATTTTTATAAGGCCTATCAGATGGATATGAACTCCGATTTATTAATCGTAAATATTGGTGTTCTCGAATTTCAAAAAGAAGATATACAAAAAGCTACTGATTGTTTTCGGCGGGCCATAGAAATTAACAAAAATAACGATAAGGCATGGGTGGGTTTAGCAATGACACATTTAGAATTTGGCGACAAAGAGTTATGTTGGGGAAATTTAATTAAAGCTTTAGATGTGAATCCAGTTAATAAGACAGCATTGATTTTATTAAGTCAGTTGTTTAACCAATCTGAACGAAATCAACAATGTAAAAAATTATTAATTGAATATCTCGAGCACCATAATTTCGATGAAGAAATATCGCTATTATTAATTCAAAATCTAATTTTTGCTGGCGATTATCAAAATGCCTTTCTTGAGTGTTTTAAAAGTCATCTTTGGAATCCAGAAAATAAAGAAATAGCAAGTGTTTATGTTGAACTTAATAAATTAATGGTTGGGGGGAAATAGTGATTCATTTTCTTGAAAATAAAAACGGAAAACTAATACCTTTTGCAGGTCCTAGGTCTTTGTGCTCTTTTCAAAGACCACACACAGAATCCTTGAATTGGTATAAGCAATACAACTTAAAAGGGCAGACGAATGTATGCATCTTGGGTGCGGGCGGGGGTTATCATTTGAAATACCTTCAACTGTTACACTCGAATCTTAAGATTACCGTTATCGATTTTAATGAAGATCTGTTGGACGCACTTGAGCTACAATTTAAAAAAAATAATAAAATTGAATTCATTTTCCTTGATCCTTTAAATGGATTTGCTGATTTTAAAAGAGTCCAAAATTACATTCAAGATCAGATGCCATTGATCATGCCATTTAGGCCAGGTTGGCAAGGAAAAGAAGAGTTATTTCAGCAATTACTTCTTAAAATCACGCAAAGAGAAGCCAGTATTTTAAAACAAAATTGGGATCAAACAACTCAAGATGTGGCGCTGAACTGGGACTTGCTTTTGGAGGAAAAAAATTATCTGACATTGAAAAATTTAGTTCAGGCCTCTGATTCATTAAGGTCCTTTGACGAAAAAGTTCTTCATATTTTTGATGAGATTATAAAATGAAGGTGCTGTTTGTTTCGCTAATGAGAATTGGCGACTTCTTAATGCACGTCAAAATTGCTGATTCCTACAGAAAAAAACATACAGAGGTTGAAATTCATTTCCTTGTTAATGACATCATAGGTGTAGAGTTTGAAAAGATTTTCCCTTTTATTTTTTTTCATCGGTTCCCCAGATTTAAGTATCAAAAAATGATTAACTCCTTTGAAACGCCATTGATGTACCCCTTTTGGGATTTAAAAAAAAATATCAAAGCCCTGTTTGCCTGCGGTTATGATGAAATCATCGATCTTACTTATCAGCAAATTTCAACTCAGTTTTTAAATATGATTCCAGCACCACGAAAAAGAGGAGTATTTTCTTGGGAGCCATTCATTACTTCTGATAATTATATCAAAAAGTTTATAAATAAAATGCATGAACCAACTTCAAAAG
Coding sequences:
- the fliD gene encoding flagellar filament capping protein FliD, translating into MASGLPPNIVDQLVEAERIPLKQIESKKVKQEDILKIVSDLDAKVGEISKNLGELTNTRGFVDTKLISGDPNIIDGSVDPGTVVNGEYSIEVSQLAQKPGAISNGFPDKDKTQMGVGYIKFDTSDGTKEVYIKGANSTLNGVVAQINGANIGMRATVVEDKRDRENPYRMLVSGLKTGDDNGVKFPTIYMLDGDQDMYFDEARPSQNAKLKLDGFDIEVPNNVVNDLIPGVTLNLKQAAPGREVRLFVKENFEAISGKIKSFVDSYNVALSFLQNQQKLQKGANGKESLGPLGGDSLTRQVENVLRRIVLAPQMGVNSDIQTMNQLGIEFNRNGILNFNQEKFNKILNAKASDVSEFFKGDGLSTGFVNNLKRELGNMQNNSFGVLANRKKGIQEKINRYNTQIEQKERQLEKKEESLRRKFADLEQKMSGLQSQASAVQGIGKPPGQ
- the fliS gene encoding flagellar export chaperone FliS gives rise to the protein MKNAYQKYKASSVQTASKEKILLMLYEGAIKFTKLAIKAMEEKKIADKGYNIGRAYDIIMELNNTLDHKVGGEISQKLEALYVFMMKQYTEANFKNQVEPLKNNLKIIDNLYQGWIGAVEKMKTDQELKK
- a CDS encoding O-linked GlcNAc transferase, which produces MEFVKNQERFKTSSEKVQISSQTSNQTIKKKKKFVNDKVATCFFNSKLLLLNNETSLALNLLRYSSNCDSYNGYVLDALNEALRKLGKFDESEKVAQKNFLYNYSIDRCFELAQIYFLKNQDEEALKLYFDCLSHVVENQSQLFEIYKNVGNIYVKLKEFDLAEEYFYKAYQMDMNSDLLIVNIGVLEFQKEDIQKATDCFRRAIEINKNNDKAWVGLAMTHLEFGDKELCWGNLIKALDVNPVNKTALILLSQLFNQSERNQQCKKLLIEYLEHHNFDEEISLLLIQNLIFAGDYQNAFLECFKSHLWNPENKEIASVYVELNKLMVGGK